In one Trichlorobacter lovleyi SZ genomic region, the following are encoded:
- the mreC gene encoding rod shape-determining protein MreC: protein MFEFIRKFTLPILVCVGLLAALITYSLNLPRTRQANLLERGVNGSLAPMQEQASRSGGFFRRIWHDYIALVDLKQENVRLKDDIKHLNSALAAAGESLRENERLVRLLALRKSIKEPAVAAMVIGEDVTPWFRSLTIDRGSESGIREGMPVLAADGVVGQTVKVTANSSRVLLLTDHASGIAAMVQRSRARGVVKGRGDNLCSLEFAMRGEDVQVGDQVLSSGIGGIFTKGLPIGEVTMVKKGEYGIFQTVTIRPAVSTAHLEEVLVVLRAPQN, encoded by the coding sequence ATGTTTGAATTTATTCGTAAATTTACCCTGCCGATTCTGGTCTGTGTGGGGCTTCTGGCCGCTCTGATTACCTATTCGCTGAATCTGCCGCGGACACGTCAGGCAAATCTGCTTGAACGGGGTGTCAACGGTTCGCTTGCGCCGATGCAGGAACAGGCATCTCGCAGTGGCGGGTTCTTCCGGCGGATCTGGCATGACTATATTGCGCTGGTTGACCTGAAACAGGAAAACGTCCGTCTGAAAGATGACATCAAACACCTGAACAGCGCCCTGGCTGCGGCAGGTGAATCGTTACGGGAAAACGAGCGTCTGGTCCGCCTGCTTGCTCTGCGGAAGAGCATCAAGGAACCAGCTGTTGCAGCAATGGTGATTGGTGAGGATGTCACCCCCTGGTTCCGCTCGCTGACCATTGACCGCGGCTCCGAGAGCGGTATCCGGGAGGGGATGCCGGTTCTGGCGGCAGACGGCGTGGTGGGACAGACCGTCAAGGTAACGGCAAACTCAAGCCGGGTACTGCTTTTGACGGACCACGCCAGCGGTATTGCCGCCATGGTGCAACGTTCCCGTGCCCGCGGAGTGGTCAAGGGGCGTGGCGATAACCTTTGCTCGCTTGAGTTTGCCATGCGTGGCGAGGATGTGCAGGTTGGTGATCAGGTGCTCAGCTCGGGTATCGGCGGTATCTTTACCAAAGGTCTGCCGATCGGTGAGGTGACCATGGTAAAAAAGGGGGAGTACGGTATCTTCCAGACCGTTACGATTCGTCCTGCAGTCAGCACTGCGCACCTTGAGGAGGTGCTGGTGGTACTTCGTGCCCCTCAGAATTAA
- the gmhB gene encoding D-glycero-beta-D-manno-heptose 1,7-bisphosphate 7-phosphatase, with amino-acid sequence MSNSNRFRGTKPAVFLDRDGTVNIEKEYLYRADQFEFTPGAVEAIKLLNQSGYLVVVVTNQSGVARGYYGEADVERLHSHIDQLLQSHGGRVDAWYYCPHHASGKPPYNRECHCRKPLPGMLLQAAADHGIDLSRSWMVGDKLVDIEAGLAAGCKPLLVMTGYGAEAADDLSPEVPRCPDLLAAAQLIAAV; translated from the coding sequence TTGTCAAATTCAAACAGGTTTCGTGGTACCAAACCAGCCGTATTTCTTGACCGTGACGGCACCGTTAATATTGAAAAAGAGTACCTCTACCGGGCTGATCAGTTTGAATTTACCCCCGGAGCGGTCGAGGCGATCAAGCTGCTGAATCAGTCCGGCTATCTGGTGGTGGTGGTCACCAACCAGTCCGGTGTGGCGCGGGGCTACTATGGCGAGGCCGATGTGGAGAGGCTGCACAGCCATATCGATCAATTGTTGCAGTCGCACGGGGGGCGGGTGGATGCCTGGTACTACTGCCCCCATCATGCAAGCGGCAAACCACCTTATAACCGGGAGTGTCATTGCCGCAAGCCGCTGCCCGGCATGTTGTTGCAGGCGGCAGCAGACCACGGCATTGATCTCTCCCGTTCCTGGATGGTGGGAGACAAACTGGTTGATATTGAGGCCGGCCTGGCGGCCGGATGTAAGCCGTTATTGGTGATGACCGGCTATGGTGCCGAGGCGGCCGACGATCTGTCGCCGGAGGTGCCACGCTGCCCTGATCTGCTGGCTGCAGCGCAGCTGATTGCGGCTGTTTGA
- the mreD gene encoding rod shape-determining protein MreD, whose protein sequence is MTGFLKGTALVLGVVLLQTSVLPQYLLSLYKPDLLLILMVFLALRAPVSTSLPAAYGLGLLKDCLSGLYLGLNAFSFLLVYLVLKTLSDRLYVQNALLLVLTVSLSTFATMLINALLLSIFSEAAGIFSSLMAALIPHLLVNAFVASLVAALPEFGRPRTAK, encoded by the coding sequence ATGACCGGTTTTTTGAAGGGAACAGCCCTGGTTCTGGGGGTTGTGCTGCTGCAGACATCGGTGCTGCCGCAATACCTGCTGTCACTCTACAAGCCTGACCTGCTGTTGATACTGATGGTCTTTCTTGCATTGCGCGCTCCGGTCAGTACCAGTCTTCCGGCTGCCTATGGCCTGGGGTTGTTGAAGGATTGTCTGAGCGGGCTCTATCTCGGTTTGAACGCCTTTTCATTCCTGCTGGTGTATCTGGTCCTGAAGACCCTTTCCGACCGTCTCTACGTCCAGAATGCGTTGCTGCTGGTCCTGACGGTCTCCCTTTCCACGTTTGCCACCATGCTGATCAACGCCCTGCTGCTGTCGATCTTCTCAGAGGCTGCAGGGATTTTCTCGTCATTGATGGCAGCCCTGATTCCCCACCTGCTGGTTAACGCCTTTGTGGCATCTCTGGTGGCAGCCCTGCCTGAATTCGGCCGGCCCAGGACCGCAAAATGA